The DNA region TACTAGTTTCTTAATGTGTGATTTAAGACAAGTTTTTGTCCTTTTATTTGAACAAAGAGCCAACAGTAAGCCTAAAACAATCTTCTCGTTGTTTTTATCAGAGAAGCAGAGGGAATTCTACAAGAATGCTAAGCGTGTGAGCAAGTATAAGAAGTCACTGAAACAACAGAATCAACAGAATGATAATTCCTTGGCCATAAGACCTGTAGAGGTTTGTGACTATACCATATCTCTGGCTTTCTCTCTCTACctatctatctatatatatatatatataatatctttagGTTGAAGCTAAATAAGTCTACTGTATTACTTTACACAAGTGATTGTGTACTGTTTATATATCTTCGGTATCTGATTTTCATTTGCTTATGTTAAGTATTCTACAATTGCTTTTGCATTTGTGGATATAGAGGGTAAATTAACAGGTTGAATACATTGGAAATGTTTGTCTAGGTGACCccaaaaaatgtttatttatatttgccAATGCCATGTGGTTTTCCTCTTGAAATCTATACCCTCTTGTTTTGGAACCCAATTTCCTGATTAAATTCTGGTATCAGAATGTAATTTTTGATATGTATATTGATATAGGTCTTGATATTGTTGAATCATCCAATTTTTTATGGCTGTGGCAGGATCAAGCTCAAACTAGAGATGTTGATGAGAAGAAtataaagaacaagaagaagaagaagaagaaaccaaGTATGGAAGAATTGTATATGAAGAAGCGTGAAGAAATTGAGCAGGCAAGAATACAGAAGGAGGCAATTATTCAGGCAAagaaggaagagagagaaaaggcTGAAGCTGAAAGGAAGGCAACAAGAGCGAAGATgttcaaaaaaacgaaatatGGCCAGCCTGTGATGAAGTATAGGATTGAACATCTTTTGCAGACCATTCAAAGTTCTAGCAAAAACTCAGTTAATAGCAGTAACTAGTTTGAAATTCTGCATCTTTAGCTTGTTTACCTTATTCATGAAAATGGTAGCACAAACTGATGTGGATAAGAAATCTtgaattattttgttgaaaCTAGATAGATATAAGTTCAGCTGTAATAGTTTTCTAGGTCGAGGAGATTTTAGttcaagaaaaaacaaacatCTGTTGTAGCttgttttgataattaataaattgaagTTGAGTGGCACATTTTTTTGGTTTCAAGTAATTGTTGAAGTcagaacaaatattttttaggttatATGTTTAAATCATTTGCTTGATGGTAACTTAGATCTGGTGAAAACACTACTATAATGGAATAAAATTCTACTACTAGGATATGGTTTTGTTAGCTGAAAGATTGTGTCTTGCATAGCAGATGATAATTTGAGTTGTGTAAGCAAGCATTATGAGAAAAAACTTATAACAAACAAGTGTGCAACAGACCATGGAAAAGTTTTATTTAGCAAGGGCATTCAATTACAGGGAGACTCTGAGGAGAATTATGACTCCTGGTGACAAATTCCCAAGTAATATTATGACCCTTTATACAACATTAGGGAAGGAAAGAGTAAAGACAGCCAAAAATAAACAAAGCCCACTGATAAACATGAAAAGTAGATCACAGAAGCCACACccataaaaaaggaaaatatactGCTTTCATGAAAATGAAAAGCCGATCATAGAAATTTTGTTGAAGAACTGTCTTCTCATTGTCTAATTAATACGACAGGAGGATAGGCTGCCACCATCCAGCGGGGACGTGGAGGTTGGACACAGAACAGCATCAGAACGAGAGCTATT from Mangifera indica cultivar Alphonso chromosome 8, CATAS_Mindica_2.1, whole genome shotgun sequence includes:
- the LOC123222708 gene encoding rRNA-processing protein FYV7 — its product is MKHRDSKDAKKFGKINGSTSSMGNNRKKKNMQRLGGSGLSLEAFANAKSMSNKYNPAFKKKQREFYKNAKRVSKYKKSLKQQNQQNDNSLAIRPVEDQAQTRDVDEKNIKNKKKKKKKPSMEELYMKKREEIEQARIQKEAIIQAKKEEREKAEAERKATRAKMFKKTKYGQPVMKYRIEHLLQTIQSSSKNSVNSSN